The following are encoded together in the bacterium (Candidatus Blackallbacteria) CG13_big_fil_rev_8_21_14_2_50_49_14 genome:
- a CDS encoding recombinase RecQ: MQISEALQTYFGFQAFRPGQEKVVETLVAGQSALAIFPTGAGKSLCYQLPALLLPHLTLVVSPLLALMKDQIDFLQNRGIAAARLDSSLSREDYDQILMQARQGELKILMISVERFKNERFRAQLQRLKISLLVVDEAHCISEWGHNFRPEYLKLPDYRQEFKIPQTLLLTATATPQVRADICRKFEIPAEQITLTGFYRANLNLSLTAAPESEKMQLLLNRIQEAPQAPTIVYVTLQKTAETVAQNLAEAGFQAQAYHAGLPHDEREAIQNAFLAGSCPCVVATIAFGMGIDKADIRRVIHYDLPKSLENYSQEVGRAGRDGAPARCEVLANRESVPVLENFIYGDTPEPKAIETLLWQLQTHPEPLWELKLRNLSQELDIRELPLKTLLVYLDLHGILRPKYTRFEDYSLKFIRPQSEIVSRFQGERQAFVNSLFAHSETKRVWTRVQVEPFLSQYPGADRQRVVTALEYFAEKGWIELEAKQAVETYQILSRDFDPPALTETISDLFRAKEAQEIGRIAQMLAFFRSADCLSRQLAAYFGEDLKQACGHCSVCLTGPIELPEPAGQALPDTQILAEMTAEAAEKLGVQDSVSQRSKFLCGIATPLSSRLKLKQLPHFGALESLPYAQVREQIARLLES; encoded by the coding sequence ATGCAAATCTCAGAAGCCCTTCAAACGTATTTTGGCTTTCAGGCCTTTCGACCAGGCCAGGAAAAGGTGGTCGAAACCCTGGTGGCCGGGCAATCAGCCCTCGCAATTTTTCCCACTGGCGCAGGCAAATCGCTCTGCTACCAACTTCCCGCCCTGCTTTTGCCCCACCTGACCCTGGTGGTTTCCCCTCTGTTGGCTCTGATGAAAGATCAGATCGACTTTTTGCAGAATCGCGGAATTGCCGCTGCCCGTCTGGATTCAAGCCTTTCACGCGAAGACTATGATCAGATCTTGATGCAGGCCCGCCAAGGCGAACTCAAAATTCTGATGATCTCAGTAGAACGCTTTAAAAATGAACGTTTTCGCGCCCAGTTACAGCGATTGAAAATCTCACTGCTGGTGGTAGATGAAGCCCATTGTATTTCAGAATGGGGACATAATTTTCGCCCCGAATATCTCAAACTGCCCGATTACCGACAGGAATTCAAAATTCCCCAAACCCTGCTCTTAACCGCTACTGCCACCCCTCAGGTACGCGCGGATATCTGCCGCAAGTTTGAAATCCCTGCCGAGCAGATAACCCTGACTGGATTTTACCGTGCCAATCTGAATCTGAGCCTGACAGCCGCCCCTGAAAGCGAAAAAATGCAACTGCTGCTCAATCGCATCCAGGAAGCTCCCCAGGCCCCCACGATTGTCTATGTGACGCTGCAAAAAACAGCTGAAACCGTGGCCCAAAATCTCGCCGAAGCGGGCTTTCAAGCCCAAGCCTACCATGCCGGTCTGCCCCATGATGAACGGGAAGCGATTCAGAATGCTTTTTTGGCTGGGAGTTGCCCCTGTGTGGTGGCCACGATTGCCTTTGGCATGGGCATCGACAAGGCAGATATCCGGCGGGTAATCCACTATGACTTGCCCAAATCGCTCGAAAACTACAGCCAGGAAGTGGGGCGGGCAGGGCGCGATGGTGCCCCAGCACGCTGTGAAGTGCTCGCCAATCGCGAATCGGTGCCCGTGCTTGAAAACTTTATCTATGGGGATACCCCAGAACCGAAGGCAATTGAAACCCTGCTCTGGCAGCTACAAACCCATCCTGAACCTCTTTGGGAGCTGAAACTGCGCAACCTTTCCCAGGAACTGGATATCCGCGAACTGCCCTTGAAAACCCTCTTGGTCTATCTCGATCTTCACGGTATTCTGCGCCCCAAATATACGCGCTTTGAGGATTATTCGCTGAAGTTTATCCGACCCCAGAGCGAGATCGTTTCCCGGTTTCAGGGCGAACGTCAGGCATTTGTCAACAGCCTGTTTGCACACAGCGAAACAAAGCGGGTCTGGACCCGGGTTCAGGTTGAACCCTTTTTAAGCCAGTATCCAGGCGCAGATCGCCAGCGTGTGGTGACGGCACTTGAGTATTTTGCCGAAAAAGGCTGGATCGAACTCGAGGCCAAACAGGCGGTTGAAACCTACCAGATTTTAAGCCGTGATTTTGACCCTCCGGCTCTGACAGAGACAATCTCTGACTTGTTTCGCGCCAAAGAAGCCCAGGAAATTGGCAGAATTGCCCAAATGCTTGCCTTTTTTAGATCTGCTGACTGTCTCAGCCGCCAATTGGCAGCTTATTTTGGTGAAGATCTGAAGCAGGCCTGTGGCCATTGCTCGGTTTGCCTGACCGGCCCGATAGAACTGCCAGAACCCGCAGGACAGGCCCTGCCGGATACACAAATTCTCGCGGAGATGACAGCAGAAGCAGCAGAAAAACTGGGCGTTCAGGATTCAGTCAGCCAGCGCAGCAAATTCTTATGTGGAATTGCCACCCCACTCAGCAGCCGGCTGAAATTGAAACAACTGCCCCATTTTGGCGCCTTGGAAAGCCTGCCTTATGCGCAGGTGCGCGAACAGATCGCCCGTCTCTTAGAAAGTTAA
- the ppk1 gene encoding polyphosphate kinase 1 → MYKNREISWLSFNERVLQEAANSEVPILERLKFLGIFSSNQDEFFRVRVAMLQRMCRLELEEVPLTGDDPKKVLAQVQRIALKHQQKFETIYQQILKDLEKKRIFIVNETQLTPEQAEYVVSYFKETVRPNLVPIMIDQVDAFQDCKDRSIYLAVKMFRQDGKRRPRYSLLEVPSGVVPRFLVLPMHIHGEAPDTLQHTIILLDDVIRYNLNNIFSILSFDTFEAYTIKITRDAELTINDALDAAVATSYMEKLSKSLKKRSKAPPVRFIYDKEMPQDMLNMLMRKLKLKQDDNLQPGGRYHNFSDFMKFPRIGPSSFRYPQLNALKKHPDFAENLSFFKVISKKDVVLHYPYQPFTYFIDLLREAAIDPAVESISITLYRAAKHSKIIHALINAAKNGKKVTAVIELQARFDEEANIHWSNKLAEEGVRVIYGVPNYKVHSKLCLIVRRTGKRLVRFGHVGTGNFNEDTARLYSDIGFFTSDTRITDEIQKLFNFFEDNVYIGTYKHLLVSPVFVRRHFETLIEREIHAARQGRPAYIVAKTNSLVDQAIIDNLYRASQAGVRIWLIVRGMCSLRPGVPGLSENITAISVIDKFLEHARIFVFCNGGAEKYYISSADWMTRNLDHRVEAACPIYDPEIRHQLRVFLSLQLRDNTKARIVDARQTNRFQPRTEEETPLRCQDAFFEWLRNGTLPEGPRPELPLFWTDV, encoded by the coding sequence ATGTATAAAAACCGGGAAATCAGCTGGCTGTCTTTCAATGAACGCGTCTTGCAAGAGGCTGCGAATTCTGAAGTTCCGATACTCGAACGCCTGAAATTTTTAGGTATTTTTTCTTCGAATCAAGATGAGTTTTTCAGGGTCAGAGTCGCGATGTTGCAGCGCATGTGCCGTTTGGAACTTGAAGAAGTGCCTCTGACGGGCGATGACCCCAAAAAGGTCTTGGCCCAGGTACAGCGTATTGCCTTAAAGCATCAGCAAAAATTTGAAACGATTTACCAGCAGATTCTGAAAGACCTCGAAAAAAAGCGAATCTTTATTGTCAATGAAACCCAATTGACTCCTGAGCAGGCCGAATATGTGGTTTCTTATTTTAAAGAAACGGTTCGACCCAATCTGGTGCCGATCATGATTGATCAGGTTGATGCCTTTCAGGATTGCAAAGATCGCTCGATCTATCTTGCTGTTAAAATGTTCCGCCAGGACGGCAAACGCCGTCCCCGCTATTCATTGCTCGAAGTACCCAGTGGGGTGGTTCCCCGTTTTCTGGTTTTGCCCATGCATATTCATGGTGAAGCGCCGGATACCCTGCAACACACGATCATCCTTCTGGATGATGTGATTCGCTATAACCTGAACAATATTTTCAGTATTCTTTCTTTTGATACCTTTGAGGCCTATACGATTAAAATCACCCGAGATGCTGAATTGACCATCAATGATGCTCTGGATGCTGCAGTGGCGACCAGTTATATGGAAAAGCTCTCTAAAAGCTTAAAAAAGCGCTCAAAGGCTCCTCCCGTTCGTTTTATCTATGACAAAGAAATGCCCCAGGATATGTTGAATATGCTGATGCGCAAACTGAAACTCAAGCAAGATGACAATCTGCAACCGGGGGGGCGTTACCATAATTTCAGTGATTTTATGAAGTTTCCCCGGATTGGCCCTTCAAGTTTTCGTTATCCACAACTCAATGCGCTCAAAAAACATCCAGATTTTGCTGAGAATCTCAGTTTTTTTAAGGTTATTTCCAAAAAAGATGTGGTCTTGCACTATCCCTATCAGCCTTTTACCTATTTCATTGATTTGCTGCGTGAGGCAGCGATCGACCCTGCGGTAGAGTCGATCTCGATTACGCTTTACCGGGCTGCCAAACATTCCAAGATCATCCATGCCCTGATCAATGCTGCCAAAAATGGCAAAAAGGTTACGGCTGTGATCGAGTTACAGGCCCGTTTTGATGAAGAAGCCAATATCCATTGGTCGAATAAGCTGGCTGAAGAAGGGGTGCGGGTGATTTATGGGGTTCCCAATTACAAGGTGCATTCCAAGCTCTGTCTGATTGTTCGCAGAACAGGCAAGCGGCTGGTGCGCTTTGGGCATGTGGGCACAGGCAATTTTAACGAGGATACAGCCCGTCTCTATTCAGACATTGGCTTTTTTACTTCTGATACCCGTATCACCGATGAAATTCAAAAGCTTTTCAATTTCTTTGAAGACAATGTCTATATCGGCACCTATAAGCATCTGCTGGTTTCTCCTGTATTTGTGCGCCGACATTTCGAAACCCTGATAGAGCGTGAAATTCATGCTGCCCGTCAGGGCCGCCCGGCTTATATTGTGGCCAAGACCAATTCCCTGGTCGATCAGGCGATTATCGACAATCTCTACCGCGCTTCCCAGGCAGGGGTGCGTATCTGGCTGATTGTGCGCGGGATGTGTTCCCTGCGGCCTGGGGTGCCGGGTTTGAGTGAAAATATTACGGCGATCAGTGTGATTGATAAATTTTTGGAACATGCCCGGATTTTTGTTTTCTGCAATGGCGGTGCAGAAAAATACTATATTTCATCAGCCGATTGGATGACACGCAATCTTGACCACCGTGTGGAAGCTGCCTGCCCGATTTATGACCCGGAAATTCGCCACCAGTTGCGGGTTTTTCTCAGTCTGCAGCTACGCGACAATACCAAAGCCCGGATTGTAGATGCCCGCCAGACCAATCGATTTCAACCCCGTACAGAAGAAGAGACCCCGCTGCGTTGTCAGGATGCGTTTTTTGAATGGTTGCGCAATGGTACGCTGCCTGAGGGGCCCCGCCCTGAACTTCCCCTGTTTTGGACCGATGTCTGA
- a CDS encoding plasmid stabilization protein — MMYRLVFTSQYEKRELRYLKRHPEIKSQYLKTLQLLELNPYHPSLRLHALKGKLQGLYSVSVNLSVRLTLEFLIQENEIIPINIGDHDTVVLT; from the coding sequence CTGATGTACAGACTGGTTTTTACCTCCCAATACGAAAAACGGGAACTGCGCTATCTTAAACGCCATCCAGAAATTAAATCCCAGTACCTTAAAACCCTACAACTTTTGGAACTGAATCCCTATCATCCTTCTCTCCGCCTACATGCCCTGAAAGGCAAACTTCAGGGGCTTTACTCTGTTTCCGTCAATCTTTCGGTGCGACTGACCCTGGAATTTTTAATCCAGGAGAATGAAATCATCCCCATTAATATTGGGGATCATGACACTGTCGTATTGACGTGA
- a CDS encoding exopolyphosphatase, translating into MLKFVAIDVGSNAMRLVLTHVFEGETGPSFKRETLLRVPVRLGEDVFTLGHISEYKAHQLLKAMQAFRHLIDVFEPHAYMACATSAMRDAPNGPDLIAEIQELADISLQIIQGGFEAELIFASHVAETLDPQKNYLYIDVGGGSTELTIFSEGQQAAAESFNIGTVRLLCDQVQPSEWQRMSTWITKHCQTPGDWQGIGSGGNINKLYKLSNRKDKAYLKTNHLNYWLGLLEPLSIDQRIEKYVLKPDRADVIVPATQIYLRVMQEARLERIYVPQVGLADGMIHFLYETWRREHADTRS; encoded by the coding sequence ATGCTCAAATTTGTAGCGATAGATGTGGGTTCCAATGCCATGCGTCTGGTACTGACCCATGTTTTTGAAGGTGAAACGGGCCCCTCGTTTAAACGTGAGACCCTCTTGCGCGTGCCGGTGCGCCTGGGCGAAGACGTGTTTACCTTGGGACATATTTCCGAATACAAAGCCCATCAACTTTTGAAAGCCATGCAAGCCTTCAGGCACCTGATCGATGTCTTTGAACCCCATGCCTATATGGCCTGTGCCACTTCTGCCATGCGAGATGCTCCCAATGGCCCTGATCTGATTGCCGAAATCCAGGAGCTTGCAGATATTTCCCTGCAGATTATTCAGGGGGGCTTTGAAGCCGAACTGATTTTTGCCAGCCATGTGGCAGAAACCCTCGATCCTCAAAAAAATTATCTCTATATCGATGTGGGCGGAGGCAGCACTGAACTGACGATTTTCTCTGAAGGTCAGCAGGCAGCAGCTGAATCCTTCAATATTGGTACGGTACGCCTGCTCTGTGACCAGGTTCAGCCGAGTGAATGGCAGAGAATGAGCACCTGGATTACCAAGCATTGCCAAACCCCAGGCGATTGGCAGGGAATTGGCAGTGGCGGGAATATCAACAAGCTGTACAAACTTTCAAACCGCAAAGACAAAGCCTATTTAAAGACCAACCACTTGAATTATTGGCTGGGTCTGCTTGAGCCTTTGAGTATCGACCAGCGGATTGAAAAATATGTACTCAAACCAGACAGAGCCGATGTGATTGTGCCGGCTACTCAAATTTATTTGCGGGTGATGCAGGAGGCAAGGCTTGAGCGAATTTATGTTCCCCAGGTGGGTCTGGCCGATGGCATGATTCATTTTCTCTATGAAACCTGGCGGCGTGAGCACGCTGATACCCGGAGTTAA
- a CDS encoding prevent-host-death protein, with protein sequence MQHISANDLKTKGVSAIESALSQAPEAMVSVRGKDRFVVMDLAHYHYLRECELEAALIESRADLEAGRIHRESAEQHMQRLQLN encoded by the coding sequence ATGCAGCATATTTCTGCAAATGATTTAAAGACCAAGGGAGTTTCAGCCATAGAGTCTGCACTGTCTCAGGCACCCGAAGCAATGGTTTCGGTCAGGGGCAAAGACAGATTTGTGGTCATGGACCTGGCTCATTACCATTATCTGAGAGAATGTGAACTGGAAGCTGCTTTGATTGAAAGTCGAGCCGATCTTGAAGCCGGACGTATCCATCGTGAAAGTGCAGAACAACACATGCAAAGGCTGCAGTTGAACTGA
- a CDS encoding RNAase, producing MGWESISQFLVKEHVGLFKAANNFDIFELSTGDKVLECREDNLGLLTKIFRFTDYKRMTPFDIEIREPGGKKVVTIKRGISIFLSKVQVFNEKDQVIGGFQQKFFSIGGKFDVLDKSGNPLCTLQGKWTGWDFKFMNENTEFAHVTKKWAGLGKELFTSADNYVLEISDKAQNNADLKRLILAAVMCIDMVLKE from the coding sequence ATGGGATGGGAATCAATCAGCCAGTTTCTGGTGAAAGAACATGTGGGCCTTTTTAAGGCCGCAAATAATTTTGATATCTTTGAACTGTCTACAGGAGACAAGGTATTGGAATGCCGTGAGGACAATCTGGGCCTTCTGACCAAAATTTTCCGCTTTACCGATTATAAGCGCATGACCCCCTTTGATATCGAAATCCGCGAACCCGGTGGCAAAAAAGTGGTAACGATCAAGCGTGGGATTTCGATCTTTTTATCCAAGGTGCAGGTTTTCAATGAAAAAGATCAGGTTATTGGCGGGTTTCAACAGAAGTTCTTCTCCATTGGTGGCAAGTTTGATGTTTTGGATAAATCTGGCAATCCGCTCTGTACTCTTCAGGGCAAATGGACGGGCTGGGATTTTAAATTTATGAATGAAAACACCGAATTTGCCCATGTCACCAAAAAATGGGCAGGTCTTGGCAAAGAACTGTTTACCTCCGCAGACAACTATGTGCTTGAAATTTCAGACAAAGCCCAAAACAATGCAGACCTGAAACGCCTGATCCTGGCGGCGGTAATGTGTATCGATATGGTGCTCAAGGAATAA